Within Xiphophorus hellerii strain 12219 chromosome 10, Xiphophorus_hellerii-4.1, whole genome shotgun sequence, the genomic segment CTCGTTTCCATCTCATCGGTGCCTGCATATTGGGATTCTACTTTGTTTGGCCTCGTCGTTAACATATCCATCGCTGAGCGCGCAGAATCGGCTAATATTCTTCTGAAACGGTGGAGCGGTTCTTTACGCCTCCAGCTCCAGGCCTAGACCGAGCTTGTGACCACCAGCGTTGATGTTCTTCCCATCTAATAATGCTGAGAGCATTAGCTTCATACCTGAACAAAAGGTTGTAAGTTGAATGATATTCACTTTTTAAGATGTCTCAATTGTCTTGCTATGAGAAGGTTCTTACCAGGCCGCAGGGTCTGGGTGTATCCAACTCCTACCACGCTGGAATTATTCACCTTAGCCTGAAGGAGAAGCAGGAACTTTCTTGATTTCAAAAAAGTGAAATCCAGATCAAAGACTGGTGCATCTCAATACATTAGATTACTgagaagttaatttatttaggCTAGTAAGTGCTTTGTGTATGGCTCCCAGctacagaaaactcaaaatttagtcTAACAAAATATAGAATATTACACAAGAATTAAGTATTATTTTTGattgagattatttttgattgttCCATCATGGAGAAACTGCTGATTTGGCAGTCATAAACAACCTCCACAAGGAAGGTAACCATAGCAGGTTGTTCAGAGTACTGTATcctcaaatttattgatggaaagttgagagaaaggaaaaactagtgcaaaaaaaagcaaaagggaTAACCACAGCTTTAAGAAGATTGTTCAGCAAACCTCATTCAAGAAATTCACAAGCCGGTGCATCAGATGTGACAGGACAGTTTGCTGGCCAATCAAACAAATGTGGCACATGTTTACAGATTACATTGAGTGATAATGTAGGAAACCTGAATTTCTCAGGGCTGTAGTTATCAATGTTGCTTACTGCCgtgttttatttcctctaagCTTTCCATTAACATGCTTGGATACAACATTCTGAAAAGGCAGTTTTTTgggggagggggtgggggggaaggTTTCAAAATACCCATaagatttgttttataaaatcataataaaatttgtatttcaaTAAGCTTCGGATAAGCTCCAATTTTAATTGTGTGCATCACAAGTATGTTATCACTGCTATATGAGTATAAGCAACTTCAAACTCACAAGCTGCTTGAACTGCTTTAAATATTAGCCAACTCTTCAAATACATGTAGTGATACTCTCAGAGTCGGTAACACATTTAGCTCCATTTGTTTATTGCGGtaggcatttttttaaagaagaggATGTGTTTTTGCCAAAGCATAAAATGTAACCAGTTGGaactttttttctaataatcCCATAATGCTggtttagaaattatttttttccccaggagTTGGATTGACATCTCATTATCTGGGATCTATGTCCAAACTGAATTATCATAATtaacatatttacacatttgactttttgaactgaaataaattaacttttcaacaatattttaatttgagatGTACAGGTAAAGCTGCACTTACTGATACAGAGGCACTAGAGTCTAACTGGTATTTAGCAGCGATTCCGAAGCGAGTGCCATTGCTGCCAGCGGTCCATGAGAGGTCCACGGCCGTCTCCAGGTCCTTGTTTACCTTCTGATAGATAGATCCACCAAACTCTGAACCATTGTTTCTGTGTCAGGGGAAAGAAAAGATGAGCACATCACTTGAAagttaaaaacctttaaatatctgcacctaaaacaaaatcaagacgTTAACATAATATTTGTGAATGTTACTCATTTTGAGACCTACATATTGGTGTGAAGCTGGAAGTCCCCGGTCTTGTACCCAATAGCGAAGTTGCTCTGAGACAGCTTAGATTTGGCCGAGTCAAAGGTCATCTGGTAGCCACCAAGCCAACCCTCGTATCCGACCACCGCCGCTGCATGGATAGTTGGACCGGCAAAGTCTAAGTCCACATCGACTCCAGCGTTGAGGTATTCCCGTTTATATGCTGTCTTGACTTTACCGCTCTTCTTCCTGTGGCAATACAACAGAAGATGAACACTGAGAATACACATAGGAAAAAAACTCCAGTTGAATAAGATGCAATTAAAATCCAACTTGCCCAGTGTTgggtgaaaatgtgttttcaaattgAAGTTTCAGTCCCTTGGTGATCTGTTAAAAGGAAGAATCTGCCATAagtaatttaaaaccttttcaaagtGGTGGAAGAATCACAAGAGGAGCAACGTTTCCCCCATTTACCTTATCCTCAATACAGACTTCTGTCCCCAGAGTGTTTTCCGTGGTCCACTTCTCTGTAAAGGTCAGCCCATACTCTGCCAACTTATACTTGGTTTCCAGAGTGCCAGTGACCTTGCTGGTGTCTATGTTTGAGGAGCCAGATGTTTTAAATTCCTGAAAggaacataaaagaaaattacaaaaagctGAAGACAATATAGATTGGAAAGTTTCTTTATCTTTCAATGCTGATTGATAAAGTGTAGATCTGAGGCCAGCCCTGATGGCAGTTATTTCAGAAAGTACTATGTATTTTTTCGAAGAAGCATAAGCACAAGAAGATATGTTTCTGGCACCTGCCGAATCAATCTATGGAGAAGAAAATTAAGGCAAAAGAGGAGCTGATTGGTACCTGCAAGtctacctaataaagtggccactcagtgtaatttcacaaaaacttaaaaaaaaaacaaaaaaaaaaccagttcTAAATCCACAGTGCAACAGTATGTAGAACCCCTAACaaatcatataaaataaaatttgcttttgtttttaaggacATCAAAGACTTTCTAATTCATAatccacaacttcctgtttctccgTGTTGTAAATTAGACATGACAGCCTGATTTCGTCATAGCCACAAGACTGGACAAGGACCTAGGTTGGGAATTCCTCTTACCACTCCATTTGAAGACGTGGTCTTCACATCAAGCTTAATGATTCCAAAGCCTGTAGAGACAGAGACAGTGAGCAGCTGCATCCAGCATATACTTCCTGAAAAGTCTCATCTTGTTTCTAGTTACCATATCCTTTGCTGAAGATATCCTTTGCTGATTTCCCAAGGTCGGCATATGCTGGAGGAACTGCCATTATGTCTATTGGAAAAAGGTTTCAGAAGAGACAGGGTAGAAAAATAGTAAACAATTCATCTGTGAAATTGCATAGATGGGTTACCAAACTAAACTTATCATTCAAGACCTGTCTCTTTTAAACAatatctaaaacaaacattttatggacAGCATTTTTGTCACGATACAACCACCAactttaatggattttattggGAATTTAAGAATAGGCCAGCACTATGTAgtgaataaatgtgaagtgaaaTAATGAACTGTAATCAAACTACAGCCAGAGTTACTTTCCATAGCCCTGGCTGTATATTAGCAGCCAGGGCTATGGAAAGCCAGCACCCtcatcctgctggaaggtgaacttctACCCTAACGTCAAGTCTTTTGCAACTCTGTAatgcaggggtgcccaaagttggtcctcgagggccggcatcctgcacgttttagttctctccctggtaataccaacaaccttttcagcatgtcagtgttcctCTTAGGCCtactaacgagccatcattggatccaggtgcattaaaccagggagagaactaaaacatgcaggatgccaaccctcgaggaccgactttgggcaccctgCTGTAATGTTTTCTCTCAGGACTGCCTTGTATTAAGCTCCATCTTTATGATCACATTTCCTGATCCTGCTGAAGATTGGTAGCTTCACAGTATACTATTGCCACCAGCATGTATCACTGTACACATGGTGTGTCCAGGTTGAGAAAGGCCATATTCGTCAAGTGCGTGAGCAATAGCTGTGCTGTCAACATATTTTCCCACCTAAGCCAtggatttctgcagcttctccaaagTTACCACTGGCCTCAGACGCTTCTCTGATTAATACAGTCCTCACCCTGCTTGTCAGGTTAGGTAGGTGGCCATGCCCTGAGACAACTGCAGTTATCCAGTAATTCACAATTCTGCAATACCTAATGTTagcctatcacataaaatcccaacaaaacacAGGGAAGTTTGTGTGTGtctaaaaagtacaaaaaggcACAGATGTCAAAAAGTGCAAAGACTAGATGTCACTCATAATTTCTAATGAAATTTAAAAGTAATGGGAATACAGACAGGATGAATGATTATACAGGCTTCCTTTTTACATAAATCAATTGAACAGTTTGAATGAAAGTGGACTGTCGGTATAGCTAGGGGTACCAATTGACTAAGTCAAACAGTCAAGGTTAAACCGAAAGGCTCCAGCTCCCCACAGCCTGCTGCAATAAATACGAAGTCACACCTTTTTCTCATGTTGCCAATGTGCTACTTTTTGAACAGTAGATGTAAAATATCAGCTAGGAGTTTACTACAGGAAGAGCAACCGATTATcatgttgcattaaaatgatGTATACAGACAAGTAATTTCAATTTCATTCAACCCAGATGGTTTTATTAGGactatttttgttcattttcgaCGTGAATCAAGCTAGCTTTCGCCCATTATGATCCGCAGTCTGAGTATGTCGTTCCCACTGTTATGAAGGAGTTTCGGAAAGTGAGCCAGGGGGGGCGTTTAACGGCTTTCAAATTAGGTAACTGGTCCCTAACGAGCttatatgtaaacaaaacacGACAAAATAAACGCATAGGAGCGAACTACTTACCAAGAATAACGGCTATTCGGTCTACCGGTGAGATTAGCAAAGGTTGGAGGTAGCCGGTGTAAGGACGATATGGAGGAGATACTGCATAGACACCCTGTTGACCTCGGCACCGAAGGACCCCAGAATAAAGCTGTCGATTTAGCGCCTGATAAAAATCAGACGGAGATGGAAACGTTATTGCTCTTTATCTAGGTAATTTAGGAATCTATTTTACGAGTTActcaacataaaatgtaaaagattttatctttgttttgaaatattgtaTGACTAATTTTTACTTGGAGGACACAGGCAGTAGAAAGATATCTAAGTCACCATGGTAACTAATATATGATAAAATGTAGCCATAAAGCTAATGTGATGATTCATGATTTTAGCttgcttttaaaatatacagatgtccatatatatattttatttttattttatttttgttttgcgttaACTCTTTCCAAAGATGGTTTTATTCAATTTTACAACAGTTTGAATTAAATTCAAAGTgccatataaaataaatatggcaTTTTAAATCAGTGTTTAACCGATTTAATATGGGGAATATGAGTTGATGACGGATGGGTCACTCCTAAAAAggttatctttttctctcaccaaCAACTAACCTTGTTAACCTACAATAAACTATAACGTCTGGCAGGATCAGCTTTCTTTACTCTAAAGACTTCAACAAATCACCCCCAGAATTAATTTAACTGCTAAAAAGAGTCATCCTGTGTAAAATTTTGAGTATAAATACGTAGTGTTGTTCTGTAaaggtctcagaggtttgtttgCAAACATTATCATCAAAACCAAGAAACACACTAGAAAGGTCAGAGATAAAAATCTGGATATTCAAGTTTTGAATATCCATCTCACAGTGCTTTGTTCAGTCCATTATCTAAAAATGGAAAGCATATGACAACTGCAAACCTATAAAAATGCAACTATCCAGGTGAGGACTGCATTAATCCAAGCAGCCACGAGGCCCATGGTAACTGGAGGAGCTGTTGCAGCTCACAACCCAGGTGAGAATTTATTGAGTGATTGAAGAACTCCACAAATCTTATATTTATAGAGTGGCAATAGAGCAATTGTTCAAAGAAACCTGATTTAAAATTGGTGTAAATTTAATACAGACtggcaaaaatatgaaaaaaagggTGGAAAGTGTGGCAGACAACTAGCACTACACATCACCTTCAATTAATCAGAATTGAAAATTGTTCACATCCTCTTAACTTTAAGGTATGAAGTTGTGCTAAAATGTATATTCTTTCAAAGATTGTACAatagacaaagacaaaaaagttgttttccagTTCTTTAATGAAAGAAATGACTGAACAAAATAAGCGATGAGGCGCTGAATACATCAACCTTTCTGAATGAAAGAATATTTTGGATTGTTCAATACGTCATGTTTCAGATAATCTGCAACGACAACATTCTCTCAATGAAAGAGCACAAATCAAAGTCTACACTTAACACACTGTATTTCAAACATACAATTCAACATAACTGTAAACATTTCCTTCAATGTACATGATTCTGCAATTGTGGAGAGGAAGTATAAAAATATCTATTGacgtttaaaaaataaatatacacacatacagtaaAATTTCTCTTAGGGGTTAGTTTGGTACTGATTAAAGTCAAAAGAATAATATCAGAAAGCGCACAAAAATTGGTCTTAGTCTTGTAATTTTATGGTGCATGGAGATTTCTTTCATCACCGATACAcaagaaatctgaaaacattttgatggAGTGAAATCTCTTAATTGGCAAGGAAATACTTAAGACATATTTTAGAGACAGCAGAAAAGTTTTCTTCCCAAGGATTTGGCTGATAATGACATTTCTTAATAAATTAGACCTTGttaaacagtgaaataaaatatgacctCAGGAAATACAGATATTGACAGTTTCCATGCCTAAAGATCACAAATGTCAACTAACAGCATGACTTGTGTCAGAAGCTACAAAATATGCAATCCTGTATGAGAATGAAAAGATTTCCCTCTTGCTGTAACTCCACTGTGTTCTTTTAAACAACATGATTGAGCTTGCAGTGGATTTTGCCTAATCCACCTAGAAATTGTTGATATGACAAAGCAAGTTAGAGGTGGACTCCAAAACTAACAGAAGGTTTGGCTCTGAGCATCACATCGGGCGTCTTTGTCGAGGATGTTACAGTTGGCAACTTCACAAAACGAGACTAAAAAACCCAGGTGCGCCGCAGTTTGTTATCCAATCAGCCGCTTCATCATGGCAGGTCTGGAGAAGGGCCAGCAGTACTCGTTGGGGACGGGCCCGTTGACGTTGCACTCGAAGAAGGAGAACATGGGGAACCAGATGCGGGCTCGCCGACTCTGCTGGTACGCCCGGGTGTTGGCCAGAGTGTGGTAGTACAGGAAGAGTCTGGTAGTGATATAGAAGGCGATGAACACGTCAATGGAGTAGTGTTCGTGGGCAGCCAGGATGAAGAAGATCCCAAAGAGGTTGAGGACCCAAGACAAGGTGTGAATGAAGTTCCAGCTTCGTGGAGTATCTGAGCGAATGAAAAGAAGAACGTATTTGTTAATATTACCCATAAATGCTTCACACTGGAGgagaaattgtcaaaaaaaatttaaaatggatTCCATTTTACTTCAGCCCCAGTAGATACTTTGTAGAAACACATTTACCtatatctgaaaaaaaaaagtttgtagaaagtgaaaacttttccgatttttctttacaaaatagctAAAGCTCAGTCAAAAGTTTTCAGATTCTCTATTGGATttttgtctggactttgactgggccattgtaACATGAATTTGCTTTGATGTAAACCATTCCATTTAAGCTCTGGCTGTATTGTGagggttgttgtcctgttgtaaGGTTAACTTATTCATCATTCCATTaaattttatatgtatatttaactaattttcttttaaatattatgcTGCAAATGTTCTTGCAATATTGTGATTATAATTTTGGAACCTCTAATCCCTGCAGTTCTGTATGGCGGAggttctgtgatgctgtgggactCTCTTCCAAAGTCCCTGGGAATTTTAGAGTGCATGACATCACAAACTTTCTAACGTAAAGagacttttaattaaaactggTAAAGAATgatactttttaccaaaaacaggTCATAATCAGGTCCATTCAGCAGGATAACAATCCGAAACAACAGgatcaatttattttcagacaaGATTTTGTTactgcaataaatataaatccattttaatacttttaatacatttttaccaGGGGTGCCAGCAATTGTAGAGGGCAATGtacatgaaatatattttgttttactcacACTCAGTGACAAAGAAGTTGAGCATTGTGAGGACGACAGTATGGCCGCTGAACATGTAGTCCCCACATGTATGCACACCGGTCAGGGTCATCCCAAAACCACTCCAGATGGCCACGGCCCGCTGCAGTTTGGCCCACATGTCGCCATAAATCTACAATGACGGAGGAAGTGAGACCATTAAATATTGTTGTATCTAAGACAGGACGAAAATAGATGAAAAATGGGCCAATTTTACCTTTCCTGTGCACTGCAGATGCTGCCCAGGCACGGACAGGGAGGTGACAAACATGGTTACGCACCGCAGCATAAAAACTGTCCCCATCAGGCTACACAAGCGTCGCAAAAGGATGGACCTGCAAGTCGACGCAAACAGGGAATTGAGCTCTGATTGCCTGATCCAATGTCAGGCAATGTTCTTAAGTCTTTATTGTACTTTTCATCCACAACAAGGGCAAAACAAAGGGCTTTAGATCTAAGAAAAACACTACACAATAAGATAACTGCAAAACAATCTATGAGTTAAACCAGGGTAAATGTGGGAGAAAGAGGTACAGAAATATGCAACTTTCAACAGATAAGTTTAAAGTATTGAACTATGTGTTGAGGTTGAATTAGAAGACAGTAGAAGCGGACAAACATAAGACgtactgactaaaatcctgataaaagtgataaatctgttaaaaataatttaaaaaatgataaaaatgaacaCATCTAAAATCTAAAGCTTGAATGACAATTAAAGacaactaaataaataactagAAAAACTATTCAAAATCCATATTAAGCCAAACTAAAGAAGCTATAACCTCCACCTTCTAGAAACCTAAACTGTTCACTGATTGATTATATTACCTGTGTTtatgcagcagcagaaccagcagccaGATGTTACAGAGAATCACCCCACATGCCTCAGCCATAGCAAAGGCCCATGGTATCCTTGGCACGCTGTTGAAAagtgtaaaatcttttttttttttttttttttttaaacaaaacacaaaaaatacctGACATGCCttcaacaaacaataaaaaagatgaaCCTGTGCTGTGTCGACAAATagaataacttttaaaaagctgaaagtaTTTTATTACCAGCTGCCTGACCAAAAAGACAGAACGTGCTTCTATTTTCCTGTAGCCACAAGGCCTTGCAAAGTGTTgacaccccttgaacttttccatcacTACCAAAAATTTGAATAAACACTGTGAGCTGGACCAGCACAGATTAAAGCATACtggaaatgtttgcaaaacaaatccaaaagtATTTTATGctgatttagttttatttttttgttaaatctatCACTGAGTACTTGTGTGAGATTTATTCAGCTGTAGTaacatattcatttattttaaggctttgaacagaaaccaaaaacatttaaacacaatatgAAAAAATTGGGGTGTGGTTCAAAAcatgactgaaaacatttactttcaaGTATTCTTCTCCTTAAAGCTGCGCATTAGGAAGAAAATCATGGGACTAAATTGGGGAAATAACTGACATCAGCATGTTTTATTTCCCCAAACGCATCCTGAAGCAGCTCCTTGAAATCAGCTGTTCTCTGATCAGGCGGAACATTTCCATGAAAACTCAAAGCCGCTTTTTAACAGTAGATCGCACCTCAAACAAGGTCAGTTTAAAAACTCTCTGTGATCTCTTTGAAGCCGAGTTTCCTCATCAGGAGTTTGTGAGGACAATAGACGGAAGACTGCAGTAGTAACATCAAAAATATAGATTCTTGTTTCACTCTGCCACACTTCACAATTGATTATTTCTTTGTGTCATAAGTCAGGATTTGTGAGCACTAACCTGTCGAGGAAAATGTCAGGCAGTGGCGGGTAGGTGCGCATGTCAGGCACCCTTTCGTGGACTATGACCATGACGAAGGACGTGAACCCGAACACAAACACCACGTAGACGGAGCTGAGCACCGTCTTCCAGTATTCGGGATCCAGCCGCCTTATCTGCTGCTTGTACTTCCCGTTGGTGTACTGCTGGTACTCCTCCCCCACCGGAGCCGTGTTGGTGCTGTCGCAGTCTCTGCCGGGGTCTCCGTTGCACAACCATTCCAAGTTGCTCCCAGAGCTCGACGGAGAGAGGCCGTCGAAGGGGACGCCCAACTCTTCCAGCAAGTCCATGTTCTGCTTCTGCAGCTTGCGGATGGACATCATCAGCCTCTTGATGTCGCCCAGCACCTTGAGCTCCAGAGGCGGTGAGCGCAGGTCGTACTCGCTGAGGGCAAGCAGGCTGGTGCCATCCAGCCGGTGCTTGTTGCACAGCAGGTCCACGTAGTCGCAGAAGCCTTCTTCCTTTAGCCACCTGGCTACGTGTTTAGGCGTCCAGTGACGGACACTAAGCTGGGTCATTTTCTTCTCACGCCGAAGGCTGAAACAATGAGACTTCAATGTGAACGcaaagtaggcctgtcacgatagcaaattttgctgagcgattaattgtctcaaaaattattgcgataaacgataatattgtttgaagacctttttacactgatttaatggaaatgaggtaataatgcatgtgatttcctgccaaagatagatacactttattttcaaaagaacactaaacactggaactgataaacaaaataaacaaaacaaccgaaaacaaaaacaaaatggattctcagtctccattaacaaaaaacgcacttgaaaaaaaaactaaacaacataaagccaaagtggaaataaatactgcattcaaccaaaagagtgcagattatgaattctgtatattatgttgcccttcagtaataattagatttaaatagagaagatgggcacatcgactacctgatgcaatagttcacactacatgatttttgctcctatttttccccttacaacaatcttaaaacgttgatctttctaagattgtgtggtgtgttacggtagatcgtcctccgatctaaatcaggggttttccccgactgggcgctttaactcagcctgttgaatgtgacaggtagccaatcagaaagcgcggattctccttcgcactttctgaggggaaattacgtcccaaacagctgacacgacgcaacccgaagtccagcggacattggagatgatatgtggaaacaacattaatgtttattcaaaagcaaagaatatagaaatgacaagtggaggagttggagcgaaattgctaccgcagttggtaaacccggtaacttttcagctgttcttcgttaacgtgacgtaaataggttctaatgattttcattcagtcaggactttacgctgacactagcaacatgcattgcaggtagattgtagtaaagctttgattaatgcctggttttaaaattagttaactgaacttgtagccattattttgtgcccattgttggacaccacacggcaggaacgaatccgatcgaaccgttatacctaggatttctgtttgtggtctgtcaggttttgaaaatgggccgacaattgggacagctctaagatcgtgtagtctgcgctgggcttttcactaaggaaatgaggaagggaggagtcagtggagagcaccggagttgagccttttttctttcagtgtcattaacagaaagagaaaaaggctggaagagacgataatgccgataattaaaatgacgtcgatagttttaatttatcgtacgattaatcgatttatcgtttatcgcgacaggcctaacgCAAAGTATTTACTGCATCTGCAACACCGAACAAGGCTAAGAAGGAGAAGCAAACAGATCAGGTTACttataataaatacatttctttaagaaccAACCTGGAGACtatgagtttttttcttccttaaaaGAAACAATATGCCGTTTGAGTGAGATAGTAGTTTTtgaaatccaacagaaaaatacaatgaTTGCATTCTTACCCACATTTACGACTCAAAgtaggactgaaacgattaatcggattaatcatgatgagTCAACTATTGAAAGGAAAcgctgagttcctttaaatcaagatggaaaacatttgtttagagttgcctttgattaataataacattGACAAATTCTAATCTGGATCACAACTTTTCATGACTTCTCTTTATTTTGCCActgatacatttttgtttgctatTTACGTTGTGTCTTCATCATGTAAAACAcgttgaactgccttgttgctggaATGTGTTGTGCATATAAACTTGACCACATATTTCGCAGAGGAAATGGTAGAGGAAAAAATAGTTCAATCATTTGGTAACCAAAACTCATGCCCATATAGACAAACTGACGTGTTCTCTTTGCTAAATATATCAATAAAGTTAATTACGCAATGGTAGGAATT encodes:
- the LOC116727265 gene encoding voltage-dependent anion-selective channel protein 2-like produces the protein MAVPPAYADLGKSAKDIFSKGYGFGIIKLDVKTTSSNGVEFKTSGSSNIDTSKVTGTLETKYKLAEYGLTFTEKWTTENTLGTEVCIEDKITKGLKLQFENTFSPNTGKKSGKVKTAYKREYLNAGVDVDLDFAGPTIHAAAVVGYEGWLGGYQMTFDSAKSKLSQSNFAIGYKTGDFQLHTNINNGSEFGGSIYQKVNKDLETAVDLSWTAGSNGTRFGIAAKYQLDSSASVSAKVNNSSVVGVGYTQTLRPGMKLMLSALLDGKNINAGGHKLGLGLELEA
- the samd8 gene encoding sphingomyelin synthase-related protein 1, whose translation is MTQLSVRHWTPKHVARWLKEEGFCDYVDLLCNKHRLDGTSLLALSEYDLRSPPLELKVLGDIKRLMMSIRKLQKQNMDLLEELGVPFDGLSPSSSGSNLEWLCNGDPGRDCDSTNTAPVGEEYQQYTNGKYKQQIRRLDPEYWKTVLSSVYVVFVFGFTSFVMVIVHERVPDMRTYPPLPDIFLDSVPRIPWAFAMAEACGVILCNIWLLVLLLHKHRSILLRRLCSLMGTVFMLRCVTMFVTSLSVPGQHLQCTGKIYGDMWAKLQRAVAIWSGFGMTLTGVHTCGDYMFSGHTVVLTMLNFFVTEYTPRSWNFIHTLSWVLNLFGIFFILAAHEHYSIDVFIAFYITTRLFLYYHTLANTRAYQQSRRARIWFPMFSFFECNVNGPVPNEYCWPFSRPAMMKRLIG